Below is a genomic region from Cyanobacteriota bacterium.
CTGCATCAGAACCCTCTAAACTGTGGGTGCCTACGACAGTATTGCAACGGATGGACAGTAGTTGCGATCGTCAACTTCACCTGATTAATTCCTTGGTAGAAGCTAATGAGGTGGAAATGTGGGGAGTTACGCTTCAACCACAAGTGATGGCTGTAAATACCCTGCTGAAGGAATTAGCCGATACTTGGGAGCCTATCTTGCCCGACTATCAGGCTAGCTTAGATTGTCAGCTTTCCTCTGATGCGCCGCTGGTCAAAGCTGACCCCAGTCAAATTTGGCGAGTGCTAGAAAATTTGTTGGCAAATGCCCTCAAACACAATCCACCAGGGGTTCATGTCACCTTAACAACCGCGATCGCCACTACTCCAGGCTATGTGCGCTGTGCCGTAGCTGACGATGGTGTTGGCATTGACCCCAGCCAAACTGCTAGCCTGTTTGAGCGCTATCGTCGGGGCACATCCATATCGCGGGTGCGGGGCCTGGGGTTAGGATTGTATCTCTGTCGGCAAATTGTGATAGCCCATGGTGGTGAAATTGGTGTGGAAACTAGTCTTGGTCATGGTGCAGAGTTCTGGTTTACGTTACCGATCGCTGGTTGAATAAGTAATGCCCTCAGATGGTGACAACCTCGCACTATGACTACCAATGATGATCTTGACCAATTCCTCAGCCAGTTTCAGTGGTCTGGCATCAAGTTAGGGTTAGCACGAGTTAAACGGCTGTTAGCAGATCTTGGCAATCCTCACCAACAGGTGCCAATCATTCATGTAGCCGGTACTAACGGCAAGGGGTCAGTCTGTGCCTATCTCTCTAGCATTCTGATAGCCGCAGGTTATCGAGTAGGGCGCTATACATCGCCCCATTTAGTGAGTTGGTGTGAGCGTATTTGTGTGAACAATACTGCCATTGCCCCAGAGCAGTTCCTGGCAGTGCTGCATCAAATCAAATCAGTCGTCATGTCTGAGGATGACCCCCCTAGCCAATTTGAGATGGTTACCGCTGCTGCCTGGTTATATTTTGTGCACCAAGGAGTGGATGTTGCTGTGGTGGAGGTAGGCTTAGGGGGACGCTTGGATGCTACTAATGTTTGCGATCGTCCCCTAGTGAGTGTAATTACTTCCATCAGCCGAGATCACGCCCACATTTTGGGGAACACCCTAGCTGCGATCGCTACAGAAAAAGCTGGCATTCTTAAACCACATTGTCCTGCGGTCATTGCTCCCCAAGCGCCTGATGTCGAAGCTGTTCTGCGTCAACGGCTAGCCGAGTTAGATTGTCCTGCTTGGTTTCCCTGGGATCAAGCCTCTGGCTTTAGGTTTCGGGTGACTGAGCAACAACCCCATGGCTGTTGGGTGACCTGTCAATTTCCCGCCAGTCCTGGGACTAGCAATAGCCATGACCATCACACTACTGCTGACGTTACCTTTCCCCTTGTGTTGCCGGGGTCGGTGCAACTAATCAACTCAGCCTTGGCGATCGCTGCCATTTATGTGCTACGGCAGCAGGGATGGCACGTTGATAATACAGCAATTGTCCAGGGTATGGCTACAACCTCGTGGCCAGGACGATTGCAATGGACGACTTATCACGGGCATCCTCTCTTACTAGACGGTGCCCACAACCCTGCTGGAATGGTAGCAC
It encodes:
- a CDS encoding bifunctional folylpolyglutamate synthase/dihydrofolate synthase; protein product: MTTNDDLDQFLSQFQWSGIKLGLARVKRLLADLGNPHQQVPIIHVAGTNGKGSVCAYLSSILIAAGYRVGRYTSPHLVSWCERICVNNTAIAPEQFLAVLHQIKSVVMSEDDPPSQFEMVTAAAWLYFVHQGVDVAVVEVGLGGRLDATNVCDRPLVSVITSISRDHAHILGNTLAAIATEKAGILKPHCPAVIAPQAPDVEAVLRQRLAELDCPAWFPWDQASGFRFRVTEQQPHGCWVTCQFPASPGTSNSHDHHTTADVTFPLVLPGSVQLINSALAIAAIYVLRQQGWHVDNTAIVQGMATTSWPGRLQWTTYHGHPLLLDGAHNPAGMVALRQYVDSDLGWQPAAIHWVVGMMKRKEHHDMLQALLRAGDRLYLVPVPDAGTADPTELVTLAHQLCPGLHHGQAYADVFAALDLACATAQQNPSSLVVLCGSLYLLGHFLRHSDR
- a CDS encoding HAMP domain-containing histidine kinase; its protein translation is ASEPSKLWVPTTVLQRMDSSCDRQLHLINSLVEANEVEMWGVTLQPQVMAVNTLLKELADTWEPILPDYQASLDCQLSSDAPLVKADPSQIWRVLENLLANALKHNPPGVHVTLTTAIATTPGYVRCAVADDGVGIDPSQTASLFERYRRGTSISRVRGLGLGLYLCRQIVIAHGGEIGVETSLGHGAEFWFTLPIAG